The region TGCGGATCTTTTTGATCTCGCAGCTCTTGGAATTTTTCTTGAAGACGAGTTCGAGTCAAAGGTAGATATCATTTCGAAACGTGCCGTAAGGGATGAATTGAAGAGCAGGATTTTTTCAGAAGTGGTTTATGCGCATGCATGAGGTGGTTTTCATGCGTGAGTACAGATTGTTTTTAGCTGACATTGTTGAAGCGATTGATGAGATAGAAGATTTCACTTCAGGAATGGACTTCACTGAATTTCTCAACGATAGGAAAACCCAGAAGGCAGTTGTGAAGAATATCGAAATCATTGGTGAAGCCGCTAAGAATGTGCCGGATGAGATAAAGGCAAGTTATCCTGACATTCCGTGGCGGGTGATTGTCGGTATGCGGGACCGCTTAGCTCATGGTTATTTCGGCATTGATTATGTGATTGTGTGGGATGTTGTTGGCAATCGTCTGATTGGTTTAAGGGATTCTATCCGGGCAATTCTGGTTGAGATAGATTGAACGGGAAATACTTAACCCGTCCTATCGGGAATCAGGTGTTAAATTCAAAACTTTATCGCTATGCTCTACCATAATTCATTGGGATTGCACGGCTGCGATTACCCACATTGACCCATAAGTTAGCATTTGGATTATCTCTATCAAGATGGATAGCCAACAAGGAAGCCTGATCGGGTGGACTGAAAATCAATCTAACTCTACTCATCCCCGTATTTCCATTAACAACTGCAACAGCGCCATATTTATTAAAAATTATATGCTTAATTTGGTCCACCGAATTTATCATTTTCTTAACATCATCTTCAGTAAACAGCTCTTCTGGGAGTTTCGAGGGATTTTTCACTTTTGGTTTAATCCACTTTGTTATGTATGGATATTCGCCGCCGTTCAGCCATCTATAAAATCTCTTAACTGCTATCAGATAACCATATTTTGTTCAATCTGCCAAATCAGATCTCGCAACAATCCCCACAATATATTCAATATCTTCTTTTGTTGCACTATCCAATTCAAAATCGGCCCATTCAGCAACAGCATTCATTTGACTCAGGTACTTTAGGACTCTGGCCTTTGACAGACCTTCAACAAAAAGGAATTTCTCAAAACGCAGGATAAGTTTCTTGCTGTTTTCACTATATGCAGCATTTTCTATCTTTATTTCTGCCGCAGTAAGCTTTCTGTCATAGTTGTAAAGTGCCATGTATACACCTTCCACTTCTTACTAAAAAAATGTCATTTGAGCAAAGTGAAAGTGTTAGGCACTAAACTATGAAATTTATGCCCGGAGCGTGACTCGAACACGCGGCCTCCAGATGTCTCAGGAGACATGGGAGCACCCAATCGTTTACCCTATGAGTCTGGCGCCCCAACCAACTAGGCTATCCGGGCCTGGTAGCACATACAGAAGGTAAAAGTGGTATTAAAAAGTATCGATTAAAATAACGTTGCACTGCAAGAAATGTGTCTATCGACCATAAGTGTGATCAGTACTAAGGAAAGCTTACATCCCGATGCTTCATCTAAAAAATGATACTCTTACAAAATCGAATTAGATGACTAAACTTTTTCTCTGCCCGTCCAATTTGATATTACATAGTCCTCCTTTGTAATGCAAGTATTTCCCAAAATGTATATTAAGTTTTAAGTGTTATACCCAGAACAAAGCAGTAAAATTAATATATTGATATCCTATCCTTTCACGTGGTACTATGGGAACTCCAAAACATAAAGGTGAAATTTCTCTATCTATAGATGGAGAAAAGAAGATTCCTGCACTAGATGTGGCTAATGCAATCCAGAATCTTCAAAATATCATCTACAATCTTGGTGATTATTATTTTGAAAATCCTTACCGTGAAGGCGGAGATTTCCCCCAGGACGTGAAAAAATACTGCACATTACTTTTTACTGATATTGAGATGGGTAGCGTTCATGCCGACCTCCAGATAAGTAATGAGCAGACAGCTCTTGGAGAATGCGCAACAATCGGTGAAAGGTCTATAGTCGCTACCAGTGATCTTCTTGAAGCTCTTTCTAGAAAAGATATTTCAAAAGAAGAGTTGTACGATATTGTTAATGACCCTCATCGAGTTAACAAGCTACTCAGAGAATTTTATGCAATGTGGCCAGATGAAAATTCCAAACGTATATTATCGATAGGATTTCAGGGCAAGTCGCAAATACAACTAAATGGCTCACGAAAGAAGATTATAAAGAAACTTTTACACAAGCCTGTTGGAGAGTATGAGAAGGAAATTTTTGGATGGATATCCGGGATAAGTATTGGCCAGAGTAAGAAGATAACAGTTGAAAGTAACCAAGGGAAAATAAATTGCTACTTTGATCCTGAAATTAAAGATTGGGTGCAAGAGCACCTTGGGAAATTTGTAGTATTGCGTGGGACAATGAAACCAATTCATAAAGGAAATTTTGGATTGTTCATTGATAGTGAAGATTCGATAGAACAAACCTGTTACTACACTCTTGATAATATGTCTTCTCCGGATAGAATTATGAAATTAAAGGAACAAATTCCCATTGAATTTATGTTGGAAGATGAGCTTTTCATTGGTTCCAACGATGAACTGGGTCTTTTTGCTATGAATGCAAGAATGAAAGATGTCTTTAAAGAATTAGAAGAACAATTCTTCATTTTATATCAAGAATATGTCCTCACCGATGATGAATTATCCAAAACTGGCCAGCTGTTGAGGGGGAGACTGATTTCAATTGTGGGGGACTCTCGTGGCTTCATATAAAGCAAAAAAGATACAAAAAGCCTTGGCCAAAAAGGGTTTTGAAGAAAGACGTGAGGGCCATCACATAATTTATGTTTATTATCTGGATGGTAAAAAGACCGGTAATCGAACATTCATAAGCCACGGGAGCAAAATGGAATATAATAGCAATCTTTTGAGTAAATTGAGTAAACAAGTCAACTACCCCTCCCTGCCGGAAGGGGCTTGAATGTCAATTAAGCATTCGTCTGGGTGGCTGACAAGCACCCCTGAGATTTCAGGATATACCTGTAATCCCGTGTTTTGTGTTCAATATTCATTGCACCGATTAGGTCTGCATTATTCGCATAATCACATTTTTCACATCTAAAAGACAATCTGTTACGGTTATTCTTAGAGATATGATTGCATCGAATACAAGTTTGAGAAGTATAGGATGGGTCAACATAATGAGTGATTATGCCTACTTCTTTTGCTTTGTATTCAATGAATGTCTGCAATTGCCGGAAAGCCCAACTACTGTGGTTATGTCTTCTCTTTTTGGAAACTTTGGAAAGAGTGGAATCACGTATTCCTGTTAAATCTTCCAGACCTATTACCGATATACCTTTTTCAATTGCGAATTTCACAATTTCTTTTGAGATTGTATGGTTTACATCTCGCATAAGACGTTTCTCTTTACCTGAAATGTATTTCAACATTCGTTTTGCAGATAAAGTTCCCTTCGATTGTAAACGCTTTCGCATTGATTTATATTGGTTGCGAAGATTCTTAATTTCACCTCCAGCAAAAAAACTACATTTCCTATCGGTAGTGGAAGCAACAGCAAGATAGTTCATACCTACATCTATACCCATAAATGTAGAAGCATCTGTCAATTCTTTATCAGGAATTTCTTTCCCCACACAAAGATGAAAATAATAATTTCCATCCCTTTGTTTCACAACTTTGGATGCTTGGTATTTCCATGAGCCATCAAAATACTGTTTAGCGTAGTCATAATTCAAAATGGAATATGCTTTTCTTCCGTTGATAGTAGTTATTTTGACCGTGTCTTCATCAATCACAAAATCCCTTTTGTAAGAAAAGGTCATTGAGGATGGCGAAAATTCTACTTTTTGCCATTTTACCTTTTTCTGTTTTTTTAATGTTTTGTAACACCCTGCCACCTGTCTTGGAATGTTACAACTCATCTGGGATTTCAATTTTAATGTTTCACGAAGATATGGGTAAACTTCCTGCTGTAATTTCATCGCTGATATCGGTTTACCTTTATCAAAAACGATTTCAGAAGCATAGTTCATTCCATCAGAATATTTCTTCATAGTTTCCACTAAATCATTATCAGGATTTGCTATTTTCAAGATAACTGTTTTAGTGAGAAACATACAATAGTATGTTCACTTACTTATTATAAAAAATTACTTTTGTGAAATATCAGGCACATTCCTCCCCTACCTCACGGAAGGGGACTCCTGCTTTATGAGTTGAATATTATTCAAATAAAAAAAGAAGACGGGAAAACCTTCCCCATCAGTAACCTGTGGCCTGTGCAAAGGCAAACAGCAGGTTGGGATCGGAAGTGGTGCCCCTGACCTGGATTACCATGTTATCCGTATTCCAGACATAGGCATAGCGTGGTACGTCCTCCCCGCCTTCGGTCACATGCCAGATGATGCGTGTGGCGAAGTGGTCATTGAAGGAGTGCTCGGTGAACCTCTCTCCCTGTGCCATTGGATTGAATTCGTTTTTGTAGTCGTTGACCAGGGTCCGGGCGGCATCGGTGTCAGCACATTCGATGGCACTGATCTGCACTTCCACATCATCCCCGTTTTTGTAGATACCCTGACTGGCTGCATTGATCGTATCCTCACTGCCAACACCGTCCAGCACACTTCCAGAGTCCAGTTCACGTACTCCAATCATCTCAAACCCTGCCGGCACTTCGTCAAGTGACACTGCATCTGAAACAGACCCGATTTCAGGATTATCGATTTCTTCACCTGTACCGCCTGTGTCAGTACATCCCGACACTGCAAGCATGATCATTGAAATTGCCAGAAGCAATGCTACTATTCTCATTTTCATAAAAGATCCCTTTTCCAAAGCGGATGGATTGTAATCAAGATTAATATATTTAAAAGTAATCCGCAGCAAGCAGATCAAAAAAGAATAAAACACAAACCAAAAAAAGAAAAGAGAAGTAGAAGGGATTAATCCCTTCTATCATTCAAGTCTGCTTAGTTTCTCCTTACGAGGTAGGCAACTGCCAGAAGTCCGGCGATTGCGAAGACTGCTTCAAAGCCAGGTACTCCAGGTTCTTCGGGCTCTTCAGGCTCGACTGGTTCTTCAGGCTCAACAGGTTCTTCGGGCTCGACTGGTTCTTCAGGCTCGACTGGTTCCTCAGGCTCGGTTGGCTCAGTCTCGTTGTCCGTAGGTTCTTCGGGCTCGACTGGTTCTTCAGGCTCGACTGGTTCTTCGGCTTCGATGGTTCTCTCAGTGAAGAGATACCAGAGTGTTGCACCATCGTTTCCTTTGACCTTCAGTTCATCTGTGATATCAAGAACCTCGTCATCTGGGACATCGAGATCGTCTGCATTCTCCATACGAATTGTGTTGTCAGTAAGACTGATGACTTCAAGTTCACCGAATTCATCTTCTTCTTCGATTACCATTGCAGTATCGGAAATCTGGAAGACACCTTCGAGGATACAGAGACTGTCAACCTGTCCCTGGAACACTTCATCGATGTGAACCATTAAGGTAACAACATCTTCCTGGTCTTCAACATCTTGCTCATAGTACCAAGTCTTTTGTGACTGGTTTGAGGAATCGGTGTTGATAACCTTGTCATCTACAAATTCACCGTCTTTGGTGAGTTCAAGCCAGACCTTGTTACCATCAACATCGATCTGCTGTGGTGTGATTGCGTAACCTTCCTCAAGTTCGAGGGTTTCACCAGTTCTCATGGTGTAACTGCTGTCGTCATCCATGAGAATCTTGGAAAGTGTGCCAATATCATCATTTACTACGAAATATTCCTCGGCAAAAAATCCGAGTTTCATGTATTCATAGTCAGCAGAAGTTGTTGCGTTTGCTGTGAAGCCAAACTCAGTGGTCTGTTCCGGCACTGCTGTTGCATTGTAGATAAGATTGCCTTCATTAATTGTTGTTTCACCGGTCTCATTCATGATTGTCAGATTCTCAGATGCATCATTTGCATCAAGATCATACCAGAATCCGGCAAAGGACTGGGCATCCCATGTATTATTGTCATCTACGACTTCCCCACGAATTTCATATGTACCAGGCTCTGTGTATTCTACAAACAGATACCAGAGTGTTGCACCATCGTTTCCTTTGACCTTCAGTTCATCTGTGATATCAAGAACCTCGTCATCTGGGACATCGAGATCGTCTGCATTCTCCATACGAATTGTGTTGTCAGTAAGACTGATGACTTCAAGTTCACCGAATTCATCTTCTTTTTCGATTACCATTGCAGTATCGGAAATCTGGAAGACACCTTCGAGGATACAGAGACTGTCAACCTGTCCCTGGAACACTTCATCGATGTGAACCATTAAGGTAACAACATCTTCCTGGTCTTCAACATCTTGCTCGTAGTACCAAGTCTTTTGTGACTGGTTTGAGGAATCGGTGTTGATAACCTTGTCTTCTACAAATTCACCGTCTTTGGTGAGTTCAAGCCAGACCTTGTTACCGTCAACATCAATCTGCTGTGGTGTGATTGCGTAACCTTCCTCAAGTTCGAGGGTTTCACCAGTTCTCATGGTGTAACTGCTGTCGTCATCCATGAGAATCTTGGAAAGTGTGCCAATATCATCATTTACTACGAAATATTCCTCGGCAAAAAGTCCGAGTTTCATGTATTCATAGTCAGCAGAAGTTGTTGCGTTTGCTGTGAAGCCAAACTCAGTGGTCTGTTCCGGCACTGCTGTTGCATTGTAGATAAGATTGCCTTCATTAATTGTTGTTTCACCGGTCTCATTCATGATTGTCAGATTCTCAGATGAATCACCTTCATCAAGATCATACCAGAATCCGGCAAAGGATTGGGCATCCCATGTATTATTGTCACCTACGACTTCACCCCTGACCTCAACAGTATGACCTGCTGCGCTTGCCACGCCAGCAAATACTGTCAAGACCATAAGGGCAGCCATTAAAGTTGCTAATAGTCTTTTCATTAATTTTCCTCCGTTAGTTAATTTGTAGATATATGGTCAAGGTAAAGAGTGATTGGTAAACAATAAAACGTACATATGTACGTTAAATCAGCCTTTCATCGGTGGGCATTACGTCCATTGACGAAAGGTAACTCATCACCCTCTTAATCCCGTCATATTGGTTTGCAACCCTCTAATAAGAAAATTGCTTATTAAATCTTTTGTGGTCTCGGGGATCAAAAAACGCCTTTTTTACTGGTAAATATCGATGTATTTAACGGCATATGCCGAACAAATCTTGTCCGAATTAATAAAGGGACCGTTGAAAATACAACTGGTACTTGGCATATTGTCGACTTCAAACTTTATTGGTCGCAGTTCAACCGGGAATTGCCCTGAAAGGATCTCACCAAAATGGTCGATTTATTCGACAAAATGTATATGTGATTTCCTTGTTTATAGCGGTTTGTAACGGCAGTTCTAATTATACGGCACGTACATATAAATAAAACTACATTAATACATTTGGTATATGGAGCATTAATTTCACAACGGCTCAAATTCCAGTAGAATGAAAAATTAATATACATAAATTTATGAGGGGTACTACCCGACCTACATTAAGAAGGCGATGCTAAATGTTTGATGGCGCAGAGAATATTTCCACTGAAGACGAAGGAAACAGGGTCAAGACCGGCATTCCCGGCTTTGACGAATTGTGCGGGGGAGGCCTTGTACGTGACAGGAGTTATCTGGTATCCGGTACCTCAGGTGCCGGCAAATCCATATTCTCAACCCAGTACATCTACAACGGGATCACCCAGTACGGGGAAAACGGCATCATCGTGGCCACAGAGGAGCGCCCCGAACAGATCCGTGAGAACATGATGCGTTTTGGCTGGGACCTGCAGGCCCTGGAGGAAGAGAACAAACTCGCAATAATCGATGCCTGTTCGACAAAGATCGGAATTCCTTCCCAGGAAAAATACGTGGACGTGCGCCCCTTCGACATTCGTTCAATGATGGACCAGATCATCTCCACACAGGAAGAGATCGATGCAAAGAGAGCCCTGATAGACTCCACAACATCCATCAGTTTCTACCTGAACGAAGCCGCCCGGATACGTATCGAATTGCTCAAACTCAGCACCACCCTTGAAATAATCGGCCTGACCTCCCTGATGACCTGTGAGATCATCGATGAGAACCAGCCCTCAAGGTTTGGTGTGGAAAACTTCGTCACCGATGGTACATTCTCCCTCTACTACGACATGCACGACAACGTCCGCAGCCGCAGTATCGAGATCTACAAGATGCGGGGCTCAGACCACAGTAAAAAGGTCCACCCCTACGAAGTCACAAAAGAAGGTTTTGTGATCCATCCTCACGAAGAAGTCTACACCCACTTCTAAACCCCCTTTCTTCCTTTTATGCAAATTCAGTAACTCTTCCTGAAACCCTTCCTGAACAGCAAAGCCTTGACAATCTCCACAAAGACCATTGTCACACCTGCAAAACCCAGGGGCAACAGCCAGTCCTGCAAAGCAAGCGGCACAAGGTCAAATATAGCAGCAAGGAAAGGCACATACATAACCACAAGTGTCAGGAGCAGGGTGCTCAATATCCCCGCAAAGATCAGCCTGTTATTGAAAAAACCCGTCTCCAGCACCGACAGGTCCAGGGAGCGAAAAGCAAAGGGTATGAACAGTATCATGCTGACCA is a window of Methanohalophilus mahii DSM 5219 DNA encoding:
- a CDS encoding HepT-like ribonuclease domain-containing protein; the protein is MREYRLFLADIVEAIDEIEDFTSGMDFTEFLNDRKTQKAVVKNIEIIGEAAKNVPDEIKASYPDIPWRVIVGMRDRLAHGYFGIDYVIVWDVVGNRLIGLRDSIRAILVEID
- a CDS encoding ATPase domain-containing protein, yielding MFDGAENISTEDEGNRVKTGIPGFDELCGGGLVRDRSYLVSGTSGAGKSIFSTQYIYNGITQYGENGIIVATEERPEQIRENMMRFGWDLQALEEENKLAIIDACSTKIGIPSQEKYVDVRPFDIRSMMDQIISTQEEIDAKRALIDSTTSISFYLNEAARIRIELLKLSTTLEIIGLTSLMTCEIIDENQPSRFGVENFVTDGTFSLYYDMHDNVRSRSIEIYKMRGSDHSKKVHPYEVTKEGFVIHPHEEVYTHF
- a CDS encoding RNA-guided endonuclease InsQ/TnpB family protein, which gives rise to MFLTKTVILKIANPDNDLVETMKKYSDGMNYASEIVFDKGKPISAMKLQQEVYPYLRETLKLKSQMSCNIPRQVAGCYKTLKKQKKVKWQKVEFSPSSMTFSYKRDFVIDEDTVKITTINGRKAYSILNYDYAKQYFDGSWKYQASKVVKQRDGNYYFHLCVGKEIPDKELTDASTFMGIDVGMNYLAVASTTDRKCSFFAGGEIKNLRNQYKSMRKRLQSKGTLSAKRMLKYISGKEKRLMRDVNHTISKEIVKFAIEKGISVIGLEDLTGIRDSTLSKVSKKRRHNHSSWAFRQLQTFIEYKAKEVGIITHYVDPSYTSQTCIRCNHISKNNRNRLSFRCEKCDYANNADLIGAMNIEHKTRDYRYILKSQGCLSATQTNA
- a CDS encoding type II toxin-antitoxin system HicA family toxin, with protein sequence MASYKAKKIQKALAKKGFEERREGHHIIYVYYLDGKKTGNRTFISHGSKMEYNSNLLSKLSKQVNYPSLPEGA
- a CDS encoding S-layer protein domain-containing protein, whose translation is MKRLLATLMAALMVLTVFAGVASAAGHTVEVRGEVVGDNNTWDAQSFAGFWYDLDEGDSSENLTIMNETGETTINEGNLIYNATAVPEQTTEFGFTANATTSADYEYMKLGLFAEEYFVVNDDIGTLSKILMDDDSSYTMRTGETLELEEGYAITPQQIDVDGNKVWLELTKDGEFVEDKVINTDSSNQSQKTWYYEQDVEDQEDVVTLMVHIDEVFQGQVDSLCILEGVFQISDTAMVIEKEDEFGELEVISLTDNTIRMENADDLDVPDDEVLDITDELKVKGNDGATLWYLFVEYTEPGTYEIRGEVVDDNNTWDAQSFAGFWYDLDANDASENLTIMNETGETTINEGNLIYNATAVPEQTTEFGFTANATTSADYEYMKLGFFAEEYFVVNDDIGTLSKILMDDDSSYTMRTGETLELEEGYAITPQQIDVDGNKVWLELTKDGEFVDDKVINTDSSNQSQKTWYYEQDVEDQEDVVTLMVHIDEVFQGQVDSLCILEGVFQISDTAMVIEEEDEFGELEVISLTDNTIRMENADDLDVPDDEVLDITDELKVKGNDGATLWYLFTERTIEAEEPVEPEEPVEPEEPTDNETEPTEPEEPVEPEEPVEPEEPVEPEEPVEPEEPEEPGVPGFEAVFAIAGLLAVAYLVRRN